One Vespa crabro chromosome 9, iyVesCrab1.2, whole genome shotgun sequence genomic region harbors:
- the LOC124426582 gene encoding neuroglobin-like, producing the protein MGCELSKLTAAKSRNQNDREGSPPPPQTTTDPRLPLTARQKFTVMASWRAVGRALEPTGVYMFIRLFEENAELLNLFTKFRDLKTKEQQSSSMELAEHARTVMMTLDEGIKSLDDMDTFLAYLHQAGASHTKIPGFDRQYFWKIEKPFLDAVERTLEDRYSENVESIYKLTIKFIIETLIDGFDKAQSEMAKS; encoded by the exons ATGGGCTGCGAACTTAGCAAGCTGACAGCCGCGAAATCGCGAAATCAAAATGATCGCGAAGGTTCACCGCCACCTCCTCAAACTACGACGGATCCAAGACTTCCTCTAACAGCAAGACAAAAATTTACTGTTATGGCTAGTTGGAGAGCCGTAGGGAGAGCCTTAGAACCTACTGGTGTCTACATGTTCATAAG atTATTCGAGGAGAATGCAGAACTCTTAAATCTCTTCACCAAGTTTCGGGATTTAAAAACGAAGGAACAACAATCGTCGAGCATGGAATTGGCCGAACATGCTAGGACGGTCATGATGACTCTCGATGAAGGAATTAAGAGTTTAGACGATATGGATACTTTTCTAGCGTACTTGCATCAGGCTGGTGCATCGCATACTAAAATACCAGGCTTCGATCGACAATATTTTTGG AAAATCGAGAAGCCTTTCCTAGACGCGGTGGAGCGAACATTGGAAGATCGTTATTCGGAAAACGTTGAGAGTATCTACAAGCTGACGATCAAGTTCATCATCGAGACACTTATCGATGGCTTTGACAAAGCACAAAGCGAGATGGCCAAGTCCTAG